One window of the Salvia miltiorrhiza cultivar Shanhuang (shh) chromosome 6, IMPLAD_Smil_shh, whole genome shotgun sequence genome contains the following:
- the LOC130990063 gene encoding glycine-rich protein 5-like, which produces MVGRKAYLALLFLIFVVACVEPTTKLPQNGLVKPACDDKGGSGGGGVGGGGGIGGGGVGGSIGRAHSGGKHHKKGEKQNGGRGSGIGGGIGGGGSGIVGGGGGIGGGIGGGVGGGIGGGIGGGGFGGGGGFGGGFGGGSGEGAGGGAGFGGGIGKGIGGGGGGGGGGGGAGFGGGLGGGNEPNKP; this is translated from the coding sequence ATGGTTGGGAGGAAAGCCTATTTGGCGCTtctatttctcatttttgtGGTGGCGTGTGTGGAGCCCACCACCAAGCTGCCTCAAAATGGTCTAGTCAAACCTGCTTGTGATGACAAAGGTGGTAGTGGTGGTGGCGGcgtcggaggcggaggcggtatTGGTGGTGGCGGTGTGGGAGGTAGCATAGGCAGAGCCCATAGTGGTGGAAAGCACCACAAGAAGGGGGAAAAGCAGAATGGTGGAAGAGGTTCAGGAATTGGTGGAGGAATTGGTGGAGGAGGTTCAGGAATTGTTGGTGGAGGTGGTGGAATTGGTGGGGGAATAGGAGGAGGTGTCGGAGGTGGCATTGGTGGTGGCATAGGTGGTGGAGGATTTGGGGGTGGTGGCGGATTCGGTGGTGGTTTTGGAGGGGGTTCCGGCGAGGGAGCAGGCGGTGGTGCTGGATTCGGAGGAGGTATAGGCAAAGgaataggtggtggtggtggtggcggcggcggcggcggcggagcagGATTTGGGGGAGGCTTAGGTGGTGGAAATGAACCGAACAAACCGTGA